Proteins co-encoded in one Octopus bimaculoides isolate UCB-OBI-ISO-001 chromosome 7, ASM119413v2, whole genome shotgun sequence genomic window:
- the LOC106879049 gene encoding uncharacterized protein LOC106879049 — protein sequence MSYKMPRGRPSNPKTICADIVDDEKIRQESWTFYDLFKQISTNDIAITWLAKYKLISNSVICSVCGNPCTINVIKRSIDGIRWRCPQHNFSRSIRKGSFFEKSHLSLTTFIWLMYMWSRDYQHTEMTHETNVNKNSTTDMFRLIRELLERFLEDHPTELGDDPPEIGGFDLQTGEPKVVEIDVTKCVKSKRNEKKHKKEFWIFGGIERGTDKCFLVPIEYQNKEAFEAAIIRWILPGTHIVSDIWAEYLQIDQIQQGIYTHEYVDYNEPEDIEIHMKNIDRMWLRVKKHCQRKRRTFLFQSLLTEMMWRSHFKNNDKFAALIYCIKHLYKV from the exons atgtcTTACAAAATGCCTCGCGGAAGACCTTCAAACCCCAAGACTATATGCGCAGACATTGTTGATGACGAAAAAATTAGGCAAGAGTCATGGACATTTTATGACCTCTTCAAACAAATCTCCACAAATGATATAGCAATTACATGGTTGGCGAAATATAAACTTATAAGCAATTCTGTTATATGTTCTGTTTGTGGGAACCCTTGTACAATTAACGTCATCAAGAGAAGTATTGATGGAATACGATGGCGATGTCCCCAGCATAACTTCTCACGATCAATCCGCAAAGGATCCTTCTTTGAGAAAAGTCACCTCTCGCTCACAACATTCATATGGCTTATGTATATGTGGTCAAGAGATTACCAACATACTGAAATGACACACGAGACAAACGTCAATAAAAATTCAACGACTGATATGTTTCGCCTCATCCGAGAACTACTGGAACGGTTCCTGGAAGACCACCCGACTGAATTAGGTGACGACCCACCCGAGATTGGTGGGTTCGATCTACAGACAGGTGAACCAAAAGTCGTTGAAATAGATGTCACCAAATGTGTTAAATCTAAGCGTAAtgagaaaaaacacaagaaagaatTTTGGATTTTTGGTGGAATTGAACGCGGAACTGATAAATGTTTTCTGGTGCCTATTGAGTATCAAAATAAAGAAGCTTTCGAAGCTGCAATTATCCGATGGATTTTACCAG GTACCCATATTGTATCTGATATATGGGCTGAATATCTTCAAATTGACCAGATCCAACAAGGTATATATACTCATGAATATGTAGATTACAATGAGccagaagatatagaaattcACATGAAAAACATAGACAGGATGTGGCTAAGAGTAAAAAAACATTGTCAACGAAAGCGAAGGACATTTTTATTTCAGTCTTTATTAACAGAAATGATGTGGCGATCTCACtttaagaataatgataaatttgCTGCCCTAATTTATTGTATCAAACACTTgtataaagtttaa
- the LOC106879047 gene encoding uncharacterized protein LOC106879047 isoform X1 gives MPRRRQPSPKIICTDIIDDEKIKQETWTFCDLFQQTSTNEKAITWLAKYELISNSVVCPTCGNPCTVNGYQKGIDGKRWRCPKHNYCRSIRKGSFFENSRLSLTTFIWLMYMWSREYFHSEIAHETTVSKKSTIDLFCLIRELLERFLEDHPTELGAYPPEIGGFDLQSGEPKVVEIDVTTHFKPTPNEKKHMKRFCVFGGIERGTDKCFLVPIEHQNKDAFEAAIIRWILPGTHIVSDIWTEPLQIDQIQQGIYTHEYVDYNDPEDTEIHTRNIDRMWQRVKKHFQRKHKTFLFQSFLTEFMWRSHFTNNDKFAALIYCIKHLYKV, from the exons ATGCCACGGAGAAGACAACCAAGCCCCAAAATAATATGCACAGACATTATTGATGACGAAAAAATTAAGCAAGAGACCTGGACATTTTGTGATCTCTTTCAACAAACTTCTACGAATGAAAAAGCAATTACATGGCTGGCGAAATATGAACTTATAAGCAATTCTGTTGTGTGTCCCACTTGCGGGAACCCGTGTACAGTTAACGGTTACCAGAAGGGTATAGATGGAAAACGATGGAGATGCCCAAAGCATAACTACTGTAGATCAATCCGCAAAGGATCGTTTTTCGAGAATAGCCGCCTGTCGCTGACAACATTCATATGGCTTATGTACATGTGGTCAAGGGAATATTTCCATTCTGAGATAGCCCATGAGACTACCGTAAGTAAGAAATCAACAATTGATCTGTTTTGTCTCATCCGAGAACTACTAGAACGGTTCCTGGAAGACCACCCGACTGAATTAGGTGCCTACCCACCCGAGATTGGCGGGTTCGATTTACAGTCAGGTGAACCAAAAGTTGTTGAAATAGATGTGACCACACATTTCAAACCTACACCCAATGAAAAGAAGCATATGAAAAGATTCTGTGTTTTTGGTGGAATTGAACGTGGAACTGACAAATGTTTTCTGGTGCCTATTGAGCATCAAAATAAAGACGCTTTCGAAGCTGCAATTATCCGATGGATTTTACCAG GTACCCATATTGTGTCTGATATTTGGACTGAACCTCTTCAAATTGACCAGATCCAACAAGGTATATATACTCATGAATATGTAGATTACAATGATCCAGAAGATACAGAAATCCACACCAGAAATATAGACAGAATGTGGCAgagagtaaaaaaacattttcaaagaaagCATAAGACattcttatttcaatcatttttaaCAGAATTTATGTGGAGGTCTCACTTtacaaataatgataaatttgCCGCTCTAATTTACTGTATCAAACATTTgtataaagtttaa
- the LOC106879047 gene encoding uncharacterized protein LOC106879047 isoform X2, translating to MPRRRQPSPKIICTDIIDDEKIKQETWTFCDLFQQTSTNEKAITWLAKYELISNSVVCPTCGNPCTVNGYQKGIDGKRWRCPKHNYCRSIRKGSFFENSRLSLTTFIWLMYMWSREYFHSEIAHETTVSKKSTIDLFCLIRELLERFLEDHPTELGAYPPEIGGFDLQSGEPKVVEIDVTTHFKPTPNEKKHMKRFCVFGGIERGTDKCFLVPIEHQNKDAFEAAIIRWILPAGCLTRCQPSDVSKEGDISHGQVPILCLIFGLNLFKLTRSNKVYILMNM from the exons ATGCCACGGAGAAGACAACCAAGCCCCAAAATAATATGCACAGACATTATTGATGACGAAAAAATTAAGCAAGAGACCTGGACATTTTGTGATCTCTTTCAACAAACTTCTACGAATGAAAAAGCAATTACATGGCTGGCGAAATATGAACTTATAAGCAATTCTGTTGTGTGTCCCACTTGCGGGAACCCGTGTACAGTTAACGGTTACCAGAAGGGTATAGATGGAAAACGATGGAGATGCCCAAAGCATAACTACTGTAGATCAATCCGCAAAGGATCGTTTTTCGAGAATAGCCGCCTGTCGCTGACAACATTCATATGGCTTATGTACATGTGGTCAAGGGAATATTTCCATTCTGAGATAGCCCATGAGACTACCGTAAGTAAGAAATCAACAATTGATCTGTTTTGTCTCATCCGAGAACTACTAGAACGGTTCCTGGAAGACCACCCGACTGAATTAGGTGCCTACCCACCCGAGATTGGCGGGTTCGATTTACAGTCAGGTGAACCAAAAGTTGTTGAAATAGATGTGACCACACATTTCAAACCTACACCCAATGAAAAGAAGCATATGAAAAGATTCTGTGTTTTTGGTGGAATTGAACGTGGAACTGACAAATGTTTTCTGGTGCCTATTGAGCATCAAAATAAAGACGCTTTCGAAGCTGCAATTATCCGATGGATTTTACCAG ctggatgccttactcgttgccaaccctcagatgtttccaaggaaggtgatatttcccatggccag GTACCCATATTGTGTCTGATATTTGGACTGAACCTCTTCAAATTGACCAGATCCAACAAGGTATATATACTCATGAATATGTAG